In Myxococcales bacterium, a single window of DNA contains:
- a CDS encoding alpha/beta hydrolase, which translates to MRLASSVFASASQTAGRPRWVKRLGRGLVTAGSLYSAVCLAAWLLYPRLLYPAPRRAVVAPEELPPGCEELTLPAEAGAPPVRALRWRAAGASLPTLVWFHGNGEIVDDLLPLGALYASEGLGFVAMEYRGYGRSAGSKATELGLYADAERLLRALEREREERSARGESTSGPLVVVGYSLGSAIAAELGARGRGDRYVLVAAFTSITDVASRIAPILPARLILSERFDTLAKAPHLRSPLLIHGADDELVPIDMGRAVAAASGARFVAVPSGRHGTVLVVGGGAALREISTFARAAVRAAP; encoded by the coding sequence ATGAGACTCGCCTCGTCGGTCTTCGCGTCGGCTTCGCAGACCGCCGGGCGACCGCGCTGGGTGAAGCGGCTGGGGCGAGGGCTCGTCACCGCCGGATCGCTCTACTCGGCGGTGTGCCTCGCCGCGTGGCTGCTCTATCCGCGGCTGCTCTACCCCGCGCCGCGCCGCGCCGTCGTCGCTCCCGAGGAGCTGCCCCCGGGCTGCGAGGAGCTCACCCTGCCCGCCGAGGCCGGCGCCCCTCCGGTCCGCGCGCTCCGCTGGCGCGCAGCGGGGGCCTCGCTCCCGACCCTCGTGTGGTTTCACGGTAACGGAGAGATCGTCGACGACCTCCTTCCGCTCGGCGCGCTCTACGCGTCCGAGGGGCTCGGCTTCGTGGCCATGGAGTACCGCGGGTACGGCCGCTCCGCGGGCTCGAAGGCCACCGAGCTCGGCCTGTACGCCGACGCAGAGCGGCTGCTACGCGCGCTGGAGCGCGAGCGCGAGGAGCGGAGCGCTCGCGGCGAGTCGACCTCGGGGCCGCTCGTCGTCGTGGGCTACTCGCTCGGCTCGGCGATCGCCGCGGAGCTCGGCGCGCGCGGTCGCGGCGATCGCTACGTGCTCGTTGCGGCGTTCACCTCGATCACCGACGTCGCGAGTCGCATCGCGCCGATTCTGCCTGCGCGCCTCATCCTCAGCGAGCGCTTCGACACCCTGGCGAAGGCGCCGCATCTCCGCAGTCCGCTGCTCATCCACGGCGCCGACGACGAGCTCGTGCCGATCGACATGGGGCGAGCGGTCGCCGCGGCGAGCGGAGCCCGCTTCGTCGCGGTGCCGAGCGGCCGCCACGGGACCGTGCTCGTCGTCGGCGGAGGCGCGGCCCTCCGGGAGATCAGCACCTTCGCTCGCGCGGCCGTCCGCGCGGCCCCCTGA
- a CDS encoding DUF362 domain-containing protein, translated as MHPTLRAKVILRHCDSYDPQRIREIVREGMEALDLAPRGRTLLKPNVVASGPLFEHAHTRSEFVEGVLMALKDRDAGMSELAVGERSGITVPTRFTFEHAGYFPMFERTGVRHYCFEEVPQVEVPLTHEGRLRDYLFTPEPVARADFFVNCPKFKSHPWTTVTFSMKNYIGIQDDRHRLIDHDHALNRKVADLQYIVQPQLIAIDCIIAGEGRMLTPVPRAMNLILIGNNQVAIDAVGCHIIGLDPASVEHIALAAERGFGSLDLADIALSGDVTLAEAKARAKGYEVGLVRVEKYFEGTNISAYAGPPPENPEDGYCWGGCPGVMEEVIEVLRLYDKDCDKKLPKLHIVFGDYKGPLDIGYGEKVVFIGDCVSWEGMLNREFVQVSSKYKTRDTKDPYDAVHQDMYAKMATTSLKILEARRSGWVRLEGCPVSVAELVLLLSELGGIQNPYFEPSQVLSFNRAYLAWRAATTMKRMRGEPYQIAGETHRGDARPEVTPPSAAEE; from the coding sequence ATGCACCCCACGCTCCGCGCCAAGGTCATCCTCCGACACTGCGACAGCTACGATCCCCAGCGGATCCGCGAGATTGTGCGCGAAGGCATGGAGGCGCTCGACCTCGCGCCTCGGGGCCGCACGCTGCTGAAGCCCAACGTGGTCGCGAGCGGCCCCCTCTTCGAGCACGCCCACACGCGCAGCGAGTTCGTCGAGGGCGTGCTCATGGCTCTCAAGGACCGCGACGCCGGCATGAGCGAGCTCGCGGTGGGCGAGCGCTCCGGCATCACGGTCCCCACGCGCTTCACCTTCGAGCATGCCGGGTACTTCCCGATGTTCGAGCGCACGGGCGTTCGGCACTACTGCTTCGAGGAGGTCCCGCAGGTAGAAGTGCCGCTCACCCACGAGGGCCGGCTGCGCGACTACCTCTTCACGCCGGAGCCGGTGGCCCGCGCCGACTTCTTCGTGAACTGCCCCAAGTTCAAGAGCCACCCCTGGACCACCGTCACGTTCTCGATGAAGAACTACATCGGTATTCAAGACGACAGGCACAGGCTCATCGATCACGACCACGCGCTGAACCGCAAGGTGGCCGATCTCCAGTACATCGTGCAGCCGCAGCTCATCGCCATCGACTGCATCATCGCGGGCGAGGGGCGCATGCTCACGCCCGTGCCGCGCGCGATGAACCTCATCCTCATTGGCAACAACCAGGTCGCCATCGACGCGGTCGGCTGCCACATCATCGGGCTCGATCCCGCCAGCGTGGAGCATATCGCCCTCGCCGCGGAGCGAGGCTTCGGCTCGCTCGACCTCGCCGACATCGCCCTGAGCGGCGACGTCACCCTCGCCGAGGCAAAGGCGCGCGCGAAGGGCTACGAGGTGGGGCTCGTGCGGGTGGAGAAGTACTTCGAAGGCACGAACATCTCCGCGTACGCCGGGCCTCCGCCCGAGAACCCCGAAGATGGCTACTGCTGGGGCGGGTGCCCTGGGGTCATGGAAGAGGTCATCGAGGTCCTTCGGCTCTACGACAAAGACTGCGACAAGAAGCTGCCGAAGCTCCACATCGTGTTCGGTGACTACAAAGGACCGCTCGACATCGGGTACGGCGAGAAGGTCGTCTTCATCGGTGACTGCGTGTCATGGGAGGGCATGCTGAACCGTGAGTTCGTCCAGGTGTCGAGCAAGTACAAGACCCGCGACACCAAAGACCCCTACGACGCCGTCCACCAAGACATGTACGCGAAGATGGCGACGACCTCGCTGAAGATCCTGGAGGCGCGTCGCAGTGGGTGGGTGCGCCTCGAAGGGTGCCCGGTGAGCGTGGCGGAGCTCGTCCTCTTGCTGTCGGAGCTGGGGGGGATCCAGAACCCCTACTTCGAGCCCTCGCAGGTGCTCTCGTTCAACCGGGCCTACCTCGCGTGGCGCGCGGCCACCACCATGAAGCGCATGCGCGGCGAGCCCTATCAGATCGCGGGCGAGACCCACCGGGGCGACGCCCGGCCCGAGGTCACGCCGCCGAGCGCAGCCGAGGAGTAG
- a CDS encoding VanW family protein: MRWLARVALVAALALVSPVVAVAAGRGRSASPSAASAPQEREPWSPAASSERPAPTLGPDARRVTLGRFVTTFAYDAEHRGRAFNVELAAQAVDGRVIRAGGTLSFNEAVGERTASFGFARSVVLRDGMLAEGAGGGACQVASTLHAAALLAGLDVVSRAPHSRPSAYIRMGFDATVALGPAPIDLRLKNPTAAPVVVHARAHRGALDVWLEGRGPAPEVRLTSEIVGRVGYPRTIARDPLVPEDVVKIRSFGIPGYRVRRVRELRLPDGTTRRDVREDVYPPVPEVVVVAPSLDAARLGRRGAPSQATEPDEPAGPELRTEVEPTAVRPVLVQLRPSTLVTLPSDPAPRR; this comes from the coding sequence GTGAGGTGGCTTGCGCGCGTCGCGCTCGTGGCCGCCCTGGCGCTGGTTTCGCCGGTCGTGGCCGTGGCGGCCGGCCGAGGCCGGTCCGCGTCGCCGTCCGCGGCCTCCGCGCCGCAAGAGCGCGAGCCGTGGTCGCCCGCCGCGTCGTCCGAGAGGCCCGCGCCCACCCTTGGCCCCGACGCGCGGCGCGTGACCCTGGGGCGCTTCGTGACGACGTTCGCCTACGACGCCGAGCACCGCGGGCGCGCGTTCAACGTCGAGCTCGCGGCGCAGGCCGTCGATGGTCGCGTCATCCGCGCCGGCGGGACGCTCTCCTTCAATGAAGCCGTGGGCGAGCGCACGGCGTCGTTCGGCTTCGCGCGGAGCGTGGTCCTCCGCGACGGCATGCTCGCCGAGGGCGCGGGCGGGGGCGCCTGCCAAGTGGCGTCGACCCTGCACGCCGCCGCGCTGCTCGCGGGGCTCGACGTGGTATCTCGCGCGCCGCACTCGCGTCCGAGCGCCTACATCCGCATGGGCTTCGACGCCACGGTCGCGCTCGGGCCCGCCCCCATCGACCTGCGCCTCAAGAACCCGACCGCCGCCCCGGTCGTGGTCCACGCGCGTGCGCATCGTGGCGCACTCGACGTGTGGCTCGAGGGCCGAGGCCCGGCGCCGGAGGTGCGACTTACCTCCGAAATCGTGGGGCGCGTCGGCTACCCGCGCACCATCGCGCGCGATCCCCTCGTCCCGGAGGATGTCGTAAAGATAAGATCTTTCGGCATTCCTGGTTACCGCGTCCGTCGAGTACGCGAGCTGCGCTTGCCCGACGGGACGACCCGCCGTGACGTGCGCGAGGACGTCTACCCTCCGGTGCCGGAGGTCGTGGTGGTCGCGCCTTCGCTCGACGCCGCCCGCCTCGGCCGGCGGGGCGCGCCCTCGCAGGCGACGGAGCCCGACGAGCCTGCGGGCCCCGAGCTCCGCACGGAGGTCGAGCCGACCGCCGTGCGCCCGGTGCTCGTGCAGCTCCGACCCTCCACCCTCGTCACGCTCCCGAGCGACCCCGCGCCGCGGCGGTAG
- a CDS encoding TrmH family RNA methyltransferase — protein MALSVPLDASPDEVREALRPLRNPVTVAVMSLGNAFAAGAIVRVAHSFLVDEVLFVGTEPHYPKASMGMEKYERIRRLTDLSDLVAGLSGRPLFAVEREHATRSLYDAAPFPEGVVFLFGSERFGLPPAALERADAVVGIPMYGVNQSFPVAVAAGMVLGEWARRRYRPGVVLGGRDGPPPGRQGRVVGI, from the coding sequence ATGGCCCTCTCGGTTCCGCTCGACGCCAGCCCTGACGAGGTTCGCGAGGCGCTGCGCCCGCTCCGCAACCCCGTCACGGTGGCCGTGATGAGCCTCGGCAACGCGTTCGCGGCCGGCGCCATCGTGCGGGTCGCGCACAGCTTCCTCGTCGACGAGGTGCTCTTCGTCGGCACCGAGCCGCACTACCCGAAGGCGTCGATGGGCATGGAGAAGTACGAGCGCATCCGCCGCCTCACGGATCTGAGCGACCTCGTCGCCGGGCTCTCTGGGCGGCCTCTCTTCGCCGTGGAGCGCGAGCACGCCACGCGGAGCCTCTACGACGCGGCGCCGTTCCCGGAGGGCGTGGTGTTCCTGTTCGGCAGCGAGCGCTTCGGGCTCCCACCGGCTGCCTTGGAGCGTGCCGACGCGGTCGTCGGTATTCCCATGTACGGGGTCAACCAGTCGTTCCCGGTGGCGGTCGCCGCGGGGATGGTGCTCGGCGAGTGGGCGCGTCGCCGCTACCGCCCGGGTGTCGTCTTGGGGGGGCGAGACGGGCCTCCGCCTGGGCGCCAAGGTCGCGTCGTTGGGATATGA
- a CDS encoding DUF58 domain-containing protein: MVSVVPRKRLVALAFIAAVVGTVAGYAPSLAPVMWGLDAALALAAGLDVVLALGSRVRAEREIAEILSVGRPNLVTLTLRNTSRRALSGTVMDDPVAHAETTGLPAIVELPPLGDAVVRYELCPTRRGPRELGAITVRYASPLGLVDRQESLPLAQQVDVYPDVHAARELELLRRKGREDARLGSLRVRGGDTEFERLRPYQRGDEVRHVDWRASARRDDLTVRQFQAESDQNVVFAIDVGRGMRGESGGITSVDRALNAALLTADVALRGGDKAGLMAFDDLPRAFLAPSGGRAGGRKLTRAVYALEAGLAATDYRAAMTFLRTKVRARSLLVVFTNLLEPRSAKELAASLRGLLPRHLPLCVLMRDEEIESLALAPIRGERDLFVRAAAAEALGLREAIVRELRHAGVLVLDARPEDVTPSLVKRYLEVKARRML, from the coding sequence GTGGTCTCCGTCGTTCCCCGCAAGCGCCTCGTGGCCCTGGCGTTCATCGCCGCGGTCGTAGGGACCGTCGCGGGGTACGCGCCGTCGCTGGCGCCCGTCATGTGGGGGCTCGACGCGGCGCTCGCGCTCGCCGCGGGCCTCGACGTGGTCCTCGCGCTGGGCTCGCGCGTCCGCGCCGAGCGCGAGATCGCCGAGATTCTCTCGGTCGGGCGCCCCAACCTCGTCACGCTCACTCTGCGCAACACGAGCCGCCGCGCGCTCTCCGGCACGGTGATGGACGACCCCGTCGCGCACGCCGAGACCACCGGCTTGCCTGCGATCGTCGAGCTGCCGCCGCTTGGGGACGCCGTCGTCCGCTACGAGCTCTGCCCCACGCGACGCGGCCCGCGCGAGCTCGGGGCGATCACGGTTCGGTACGCGTCGCCGCTCGGGCTCGTCGATCGCCAGGAGTCCTTGCCGCTCGCGCAGCAGGTCGACGTGTACCCCGACGTCCACGCCGCTCGGGAGCTCGAGCTCTTGCGCCGAAAGGGCCGCGAGGACGCGCGCCTCGGCTCGCTGCGCGTGCGCGGGGGCGACACCGAGTTCGAGCGCCTCCGCCCCTACCAACGGGGCGACGAGGTCCGCCACGTCGACTGGCGCGCCTCGGCGCGGCGCGACGACCTGACCGTGAGGCAGTTTCAGGCGGAGTCGGACCAGAACGTGGTGTTCGCGATCGACGTCGGACGCGGCATGCGAGGCGAGAGCGGGGGCATCACCAGCGTCGACCGCGCGCTGAACGCCGCGCTGCTGACCGCCGACGTCGCGCTCCGCGGTGGCGATAAGGCGGGCCTCATGGCGTTCGACGATCTGCCGCGCGCCTTCCTCGCGCCCAGCGGCGGTCGCGCGGGAGGCCGAAAGCTCACGCGGGCCGTCTACGCCCTCGAGGCAGGGCTCGCCGCGACCGACTACCGCGCGGCGATGACGTTCCTCCGCACGAAGGTGCGCGCGCGCTCCCTCCTCGTCGTTTTCACGAACCTCCTCGAGCCCCGCTCGGCCAAGGAGCTCGCGGCGTCGCTGCGCGGGCTCCTGCCGCGGCACCTGCCGCTGTGTGTGCTCATGCGCGACGAGGAGATCGAATCGCTCGCGCTCGCCCCCATCCGCGGCGAGCGCGATCTGTTCGTCCGCGCCGCCGCGGCCGAGGCCCTCGGCCTTCGCGAGGCGATCGTGCGCGAGCTGAGGCACGCGGGAGTCCTCGTGCTGGACGCGCGCCCGGAGGACGTGACTCCGTCGCTGGTGAAGCGCTACCTCGAGGTCAAGGCGCGGCGGATGCTCTAG
- a CDS encoding MoxR family ATPase: MAEVVVGQEELVFGLLVALFAGGHVLVEGVPGLGKTLVARSLAAASGVGFKRIQFTPDLMPSDITGSSVFDRQGGAFTFVPGPIFTSLLLADEVNRAPAKTQSALLEAMQEHQVTVDGVSRPLPPPFLVIATQNPVESQGTYPLPEAQLDRFLLKLQVESPPREVEERIVKHHAAGFDPRDLAGVASATNANEILQMQRMCEQIRVDDALVSYMVELVRRTRDDRAIELGASPRASIAMLKAARVVAASEGRSFVTPDDVKPLVKPILRHRVMLHPDAELQGLTADDRIDEIVRATPVPRGN, from the coding sequence ATGGCCGAGGTCGTCGTCGGCCAAGAGGAGCTCGTGTTCGGGCTGCTCGTCGCCCTCTTCGCGGGCGGCCACGTGCTCGTCGAGGGCGTGCCCGGGCTCGGGAAGACGCTCGTCGCGCGGAGCCTCGCGGCCGCCTCGGGCGTCGGGTTCAAGCGCATCCAGTTCACCCCCGACCTCATGCCGAGCGACATCACGGGATCGTCCGTCTTCGACCGTCAGGGTGGCGCTTTCACCTTTGTGCCCGGCCCCATCTTCACGAGCCTGCTCCTCGCCGACGAGGTGAACCGCGCCCCCGCCAAGACCCAGTCGGCGCTCCTCGAGGCGATGCAAGAGCACCAGGTCACCGTGGACGGCGTGAGCCGCCCGCTGCCGCCGCCCTTCCTCGTGATCGCCACGCAGAACCCCGTCGAGTCGCAGGGCACCTATCCGCTCCCCGAGGCGCAGCTCGATCGCTTCCTCCTGAAGCTCCAGGTCGAGAGCCCGCCGCGCGAGGTGGAGGAGCGCATCGTGAAGCACCACGCGGCGGGCTTCGATCCACGAGATCTCGCCGGGGTGGCTTCGGCCACGAACGCGAACGAAATCCTGCAGATGCAGCGCATGTGTGAGCAGATCCGCGTCGACGACGCCCTCGTGTCCTACATGGTCGAGCTCGTGCGTCGCACGCGCGACGACCGGGCGATCGAGCTCGGCGCGTCGCCGCGCGCGTCGATCGCGATGCTGAAGGCGGCGCGCGTAGTCGCGGCCAGCGAGGGGCGCTCTTTCGTCACGCCGGACGACGTGAAACCTCTCGTCAAGCCCATCCTCCGGCACCGCGTGATGCTCCACCCCGACGCGGAGCTTCAGGGCCTCACCGCCGACGATCGAATCGACGAGATCGTTCGTGCGACGCCCGTGCCTCGAGGCAACTGA
- the corA gene encoding magnesium/cobalt transporter CorA codes for MFRVQDFTENGERVGYTEPGDVHDAIRPPPVGVTRWIDLVDQDADSLELLRARFDFHPLAIEDCSHLDQRPKLEEYSDVLFVVTHGFCCGEGPVREIEALELHAFLGARFLVTVHQAPVPELDAAWKRVEQKPTLARRGADFLYHLVADAMVDANFPLIDKITEELERLTEEVLSEPAREHLARIFALKKELATMRSVLAPQREVATALAKLGDEDDGAIAERNGAYFRDMHDHLVRIVEAIDANRELLKNGTDAYLSAVSNRTNEVMKYLTLMSAVFLPLSFVVGFFGQNFDDLPFLPGWNHSRGAMLVMITLCLLVPVGMLGWFKAKRWL; via the coding sequence ATGTTTCGGGTCCAAGACTTCACCGAGAACGGCGAACGCGTGGGCTACACCGAGCCCGGTGACGTCCACGACGCCATACGGCCGCCTCCCGTGGGCGTCACGAGATGGATCGATCTCGTGGACCAAGACGCGGACAGCCTGGAGCTGCTGCGGGCGCGCTTCGACTTTCACCCGCTCGCGATCGAAGACTGCTCGCACCTCGATCAGCGGCCCAAGCTCGAGGAGTACAGCGACGTCCTGTTCGTGGTGACCCACGGGTTCTGTTGCGGCGAGGGGCCCGTGCGCGAGATCGAGGCGCTGGAGCTCCACGCGTTCCTCGGCGCGCGCTTTCTCGTGACCGTGCATCAGGCGCCCGTGCCCGAGCTCGACGCGGCGTGGAAGCGCGTGGAGCAGAAGCCCACGCTCGCCCGCCGTGGAGCCGACTTCCTCTATCACCTCGTCGCCGACGCGATGGTCGACGCCAACTTTCCGCTCATCGACAAGATCACCGAAGAGCTCGAGAGGCTCACCGAGGAAGTGCTCAGTGAGCCGGCGCGCGAGCACCTGGCGCGCATCTTCGCGCTGAAGAAGGAGCTCGCCACGATGCGCAGCGTGCTCGCGCCCCAGCGTGAGGTGGCGACGGCGCTCGCGAAGTTGGGCGACGAGGACGACGGCGCGATCGCCGAGCGTAACGGCGCCTACTTCCGCGACATGCACGATCACCTCGTGCGCATCGTCGAGGCGATCGACGCGAACCGTGAGCTCTTGAAGAACGGCACCGACGCGTACCTCTCCGCGGTGTCCAACCGCACGAACGAGGTCATGAAGTACCTCACGCTGATGAGCGCGGTGTTCCTCCCGCTAAGCTTCGTGGTGGGCTTCTTCGGGCAGAATTTCGACGACCTTCCCTTCCTGCCCGGGTGGAACCACTCGCGCGGAGCCATGTTGGTGATGATCACGCTCTGCCTCCTCGTTCCCGTGGGAATGCTCGGGTGGTTCAAGGCGAAGCGCTGGCTGTGA
- a CDS encoding stage II sporulation protein M translates to MALASAPNERAFAARRERDWSTLEGIVRIAEQRGPKRLRPEDVHALPTLYRDVCGDLSRAQAARYSAPLIDYLQGLTAQSHTLLYGAHAAGAPARARAAARPGGRAWTTAFPIAVRRHWRAMLLATLLFFVPFFLGLMAALAEPQFAFRVVPEAMLRPLTESYQRGFAAGRGSAEDTLMTGFYVNNNVGIALRCFALGIFGGLGSAITLVQNGLFTGAVLGYVGSQGAGLNIVTFIVGHGTFELGAIVIAGGAGLAMGWSVVSPGDRTRLASLQHVARDVVVIVAGAAVMLFIAALIEGFWSSSSVPTLVKLAVGAVNFVLVLAYLALAGRGAPTPAKGRPR, encoded by the coding sequence GAAGCGCCTGCGTCCGGAAGATGTCCACGCGCTGCCGACGCTCTACCGCGACGTGTGCGGTGATCTGTCGCGGGCGCAAGCCGCGCGCTACAGCGCCCCCCTCATCGACTACCTCCAGGGGCTCACGGCCCAGTCGCACACCCTGCTCTACGGGGCGCACGCCGCGGGCGCGCCGGCTAGGGCTCGCGCCGCCGCGCGACCCGGCGGGAGGGCGTGGACCACGGCGTTCCCGATCGCCGTCCGACGCCACTGGCGCGCCATGCTCCTGGCGACGCTCCTGTTCTTCGTGCCGTTCTTCCTCGGGCTCATGGCGGCGCTCGCGGAGCCCCAGTTCGCCTTCCGCGTGGTGCCCGAGGCCATGCTGCGGCCGCTCACCGAGTCGTACCAGCGGGGCTTTGCGGCCGGGCGCGGGAGCGCCGAAGACACCCTGATGACCGGCTTCTACGTCAACAACAACGTGGGCATCGCGCTCCGCTGCTTCGCCCTCGGGATCTTCGGCGGGCTCGGCTCCGCGATCACCCTCGTGCAGAACGGGCTCTTCACCGGCGCCGTGCTCGGGTACGTCGGCTCGCAGGGCGCCGGGCTCAACATCGTCACGTTCATCGTCGGGCACGGCACGTTCGAGCTCGGCGCGATCGTCATCGCGGGCGGAGCGGGCCTCGCCATGGGGTGGTCGGTGGTGTCGCCGGGCGACCGCACGCGCCTCGCGTCGCTCCAGCACGTCGCGCGGGATGTCGTGGTCATCGTCGCGGGCGCCGCGGTGATGTTGTTCATCGCCGCGCTCATCGAGGGCTTCTGGTCGTCGTCTTCGGTGCCCACCCTGGTCAAGCTGGCGGTCGGCGCCGTCAATTTCGTGCTCGTGCTCGCCTACCTCGCGCTCGCGGGGCGCGGCGCGCCGACCCCGGCGAAAGGGAGGCCGCGGTGA